The nucleotide window GATAAATGATGCCGCTGACCTTGCGGGATTGAGATCCCACAGTCTTTTGCTGGAACCTGTTGCCGTTTCAATAGCATATGATTTGAAGGAAAATAATTGGTTAATTTATGATTTGGGTGGAGGCACTTTCAGCATTTCCCTGATTAGATATTCTTCAGGTGAAATTGATAGTTTGGACAGCATCAGGCTAGATGATTTTGGTGGAAATGCTTTTGATTGGGCAATTGTAGATGATATTTTTGCACCAAAGATCGCCAAACAATTAAAACTGAAAGATTTCACACGAGATAATAAGAGATATAAAAGAATCTTTTCAAAGCTCAAGGTATTAGCCGAAAATTCTAAAAAAGAATTGTCAAAATATAGTAGTGCAGATATATTTATTCATAATCTTTTCAATGATTATGACTTTACTTATACTTTAACAAGAGATATGCTTGTGGAAATTATTGAGCCTTTAATCAAACCTACATTTAATTTAGTGCAAAAGCTATTAAATGATAACTCTCTTTCAAGCAGTGATATTGATAAGGTCATTCTTGTAGGTGGGTCATGCGTTAGTCCGATAGTTCAGGATTTGATCAATGAAAATTTGGACATGAGTCTGGAACATGGCATTAATCCACTTACCGTTGTTGCCAAAGGAGCATCAATATATGCTGGCATGCTTAAAAAGCCAAATGTTGACATTTCATCAAATCCATTTTCATTGATATTGAATATCCAGAAAGATTATGTCAGTGGAAGGGTTTTTACGATTGATGACAAATATTCGTTTCTCGGTTATTATGTTGAATTCATAGGTGATGAATACTCGACTGGTAAAGTTCCAATCAATCTTGACGGTACGTTTAAGGTACCTATTCGCCAGGGAGACTACGAAATAGTGATATATGACCACAATAGCAAGGTTGAAATCGATGAAAGGTCTCCTATTTTAGTTAAAAATGATAAAATGTTCATCAAGTTTTTTGACAATGCATTTTCATCCGATGGCGCCAACATATCTCAAATGTATATTCTGGATAAATACAGCTCTTTAATAAAATCAATTGATTATTTGAATGAATATTCATGTTCAATAAGAGGCATAGAAATCATAGATTATATAGACAGGTTAATTGAATTGGTTAAAATAGATAAAAGAGCAATGCAGTTGGCTTCAATATATCTTGATTATCTTGAAAACATGATAAAAAGGGAAAAGTTCAACTTGAACTTTTCAATGCTTTTGGAAAATGTGAAAAATAAGCTCGATATTGCCAAACGAGGAGAATTGTTTGAAACTGCTGATTTCAATAGATATCTGGACATTGCAGTAAATACAAATGACTTTGTGAAATTAGATGAGATTTACAATAATTTGATTAGAGAATATGTCAAATTAAATAAGGATGATGTAATCATTTCCAGCTTCTTCAATTTAAAAACTGAGGGTATTTATGATAAAAATAGGCAAGATTATGAAGATTTGTCTAAAAGAGCATCAATAGCTTTAGATTTCCACGATTATGATGACTTGGCAGTCATAGTCAGGGAATTATATGAAATAGATGAAAGGTTTGATAGGTGATATTCATGAAAGACGAAAAGAATTCTATAAAAGCAACAATCGTTTTAAATAAAAGCAATTCCGATGGATTTTTGGAGTATCCCTTTGACCTAAAGCAGGTTATGGAAGCATTGGATGAGCTTTCCAATGAATAACTTTTTTATATTTAATAATAAACTTTTTAAAGTTAAATTGAATAGCTATGAATATTTATGTTTATAAAAAAAATTTTTGTATAAAATATTTATAGTCTGATGAACAAATTAAATTTTAATTACTTTTAGACGTGTTTTTTTATGAAGTACAAAAGGAATAAATTTAAAATTAACAATGCAAGAATAAATATTATTTTTATATTGCTGTTTATTTCCAACATCATTCTTTATGTGGCGTTCCTAAACAATTTATATCATGATAGCAATTTCAATATTCCTTTTGAAACATTGAATAACATTCTTACTATGGTTTCTGCAATCATAATTTTAGGATTCATTTCGACAAGACTTCCCCAGTTTAGAAATTTGGGGGACAGCTCCATTTATGAAGTATGCTATCTGATTATCATTGGAATATTAAGCATGGTTATTTCCTATTTCAATAAGACATCGAATACTGAAATGTTCATTGCTCCTTATATGGAAATGTTCAAGGTATTATCGGTAATGCTGATATTCATGCTGATTGTAACCAAGACAAAGCCTTTTAAAAATATTATGAAAGGCAAAATTACAAGAAAAAATCAGATATTATGTCTAATCATTTTTTCCATTTTGGGCTGCATTGCTTCATTGTATCATGTATATGTCAATAACACTCCGGCAAACGTTAGAACTTTAATAATCATGATTGGGGGATTGTTTGGAGGACCTTTTGTAGGGATACCTTCAGGAATAATTGCGGGAATCTTCAGATTTTCACAGGGCGGTGTAACTGCATTTCCATGTGCCCTTTCAACTGTTTTATCAGGGATTGTAGGTAGTCTGATATATGTATGGAATGGTAAAAAAATTCTTAGAAGCCTACATTCAATATTGCTGATTTTTTATTTCATTGGATTTGAAATGCTTTTAATAGTAATATTAACTCCTAATAATATTTCTTTTCATTTTGTGGAAGACATTTATCCTTTGATGTTGTTTGCATCAGTGATGGGCATGGCGTTGTTTTTAATGATTGTCCAGGAACAGACTCAACCTAAAAAAGAAATTTCCTATGAAGAATTTAGAATAAATGAGATGGAAAATACCTTGGAAGAACATTTGGATAGAATTGAAGAGTTGGAAGAGGAAATAGATGATCTTAAAAACGAAAATTCAGATTAGTTTTGCAATTGTATACTCTCCGATATAATCAAAGAGTATTTCTGCCTTCTGCTCATTGTTCATTACATTTTTGATGTCACTTGCACTTTTCACTTCTTCGATTAGCGTGTAATCGCTGTTTGCAACATATCCTACAATAGATTCATCTTTCATGACAGCTATCGCATCAGGGTCATGCTCATTTTCAATGTCCTTAACCAGACTAACGATAATTCCACTTTCAGGAGTAAAGTTATAGAAACTGCAGCCTGTAATGATTATTAAAATGTCTGATGTATTGTTAATATATTCAATTTGATTTTCCAGTTCTTTTAATCTATCAAATTCTTTATAAGCTATCAAATATGCTTTTTGTGCTTCCACGAGGTCATTTAAACCTTCCAATATTTCCGCTTTTAAAAAATAAAATTCCGATGGGTCTTCACTTTCCCCAAGCACTTCCAATCCGCAATTGATCAATCTTAATGCCTTGTCATAATTGCCTTCTGGGAAAAATGAAAGTTTGCCCCAATTGTACAGTGAATTCGCTTTGTTAATCTTGATGTCTGATGATTCATTAATGTTTAATGCATTATCGAAGCATTCTATTGCCTTTTCATATTCCTTCAAGTTATCAAGAATGATTCCTTTAAGATTCCAATTGGAGTAATCATTGTCACTTTGAAGTATCTTGTTAATTTCCACCAATGCTTCATCATACTTCTGCTCCTTGATTAAATGCTCTACTTTAGAAGTTTTTGATACTTTAAAGGTGGCCTGGTAAGTTTTGTCATTTTGATTTTGCTTGTCAATGTCTGTATTGAGATATTCTCTATTGTCTGTCATTTAAATCAATTTCAATAGCTGTGCTTATCTATGAATTTGATTGATGTAATAGTTATA belongs to uncultured Methanobrevibacter sp. and includes:
- a CDS encoding LytS/YhcK type 5TM receptor domain-containing protein, with the protein product MKYKRNKFKINNARINIIFILLFISNIILYVAFLNNLYHDSNFNIPFETLNNILTMVSAIIILGFISTRLPQFRNLGDSSIYEVCYLIIIGILSMVISYFNKTSNTEMFIAPYMEMFKVLSVMLIFMLIVTKTKPFKNIMKGKITRKNQILCLIIFSILGCIASLYHVYVNNTPANVRTLIIMIGGLFGGPFVGIPSGIIAGIFRFSQGGVTAFPCALSTVLSGIVGSLIYVWNGKKILRSLHSILLIFYFIGFEMLLIVILTPNNISFHFVEDIYPLMLFASVMGMALFLMIVQEQTQPKKEISYEEFRINEMENTLEEHLDRIEELEEEIDDLKNENSD
- a CDS encoding tetratricopeptide repeat protein, encoding MTDNREYLNTDIDKQNQNDKTYQATFKVSKTSKVEHLIKEQKYDEALVEINKILQSDNDYSNWNLKGIILDNLKEYEKAIECFDNALNINESSDIKINKANSLYNWGKLSFFPEGNYDKALRLINCGLEVLGESEDPSEFYFLKAEILEGLNDLVEAQKAYLIAYKEFDRLKELENQIEYINNTSDILIIITGCSFYNFTPESGIIVSLVKDIENEHDPDAIAVMKDESIVGYVANSDYTLIEEVKSASDIKNVMNNEQKAEILFDYIGEYTIAKLI